A single genomic interval of Musa acuminata AAA Group cultivar baxijiao chromosome BXJ3-4, Cavendish_Baxijiao_AAA, whole genome shotgun sequence harbors:
- the LOC135635489 gene encoding uncharacterized protein LOC135635489 isoform X1 — translation MDEHSSRASAFCWTATPFRQSILDMKAQNHRSHHHSADADSAAAGSTASATRAAEGHVPHQDNHIPHHLPPARWHPDDPSAALVRLMCSYGGRILPRPHDNQLRYVGGETRIVAVPRSASFADLLSRLSKFLPAAAVQPPCLKYQLPHEDLDALVSLTSDEDVESMFDEYDRLASANVRAPRLRLFLFPPPSVAFGSVVDAPGSTRDQWFVDALNGQGAGAASGPPSLERGRSEASSIVSEVPDYLFGLDTNSPPAKPVVQPASSEPGSPFSASSQLSVPPIPDLPPVKTKLHVEETGFNTVEPIAMEQAGLVPNPVLSYAPEPVPVFYMPPSVHGGSLTMQQLPIPVQYMPPLRAVADSQLPLGFQPSFPAVAAKPIKGAPVYVGGPPIGPGALVGGGFEYPVGAESFEVPGRVSIPVYQATGVTVVGEAEAAAASRQTRVGRQTQ, via the exons ATGGACGAACACAGCAGCCGTGCTTCAGCCTTCTGTTG GACAGCAACGCCATTTAGGCAAAGCATTCTCGACATGAAAGCCCAGAACCACCGCTCCCACCATCACTCGGCCGACGCCGACTCAGCCGCCGCGGGTTCCACCGCCTCCGCCACACGAGCTGCAGAGGGCCACGTGCCTCACCAAGACAACCATATTCCACACCATCTTCCGCCCGCCAGGTGGCACCCCGACGACCCTTCGGCCGCTCTTGTCCGCCTCATGTGCAGCTACGGCGGTCGTATCCTCCCCCGCCCCCACGACAACCAACTCCGCTACGTCGGCGGTGAGACCCGCATCGTCGCCGTTCCCCGCTCCGCCTCCTTCGCTGATCTCCTCTCCCGGCTCTCCAAGTTCCTCCCTGCCGCCGCCGTTCAGCCCCCGTGCCTCAAGTACCAGCTCCCCCACGAGGACCTCGACGCCCTCGTTTCCCTCACCTCAGATGAGGACGTTGAGAGCATGTTCGACGAGTACGACCGTCTCGCTTCCGCCAACGTTCGAGCCCCCCGTCTTCGCCTGTTCCTCTTTCCCCCACCTTCCGTAGCCTTCGGCTCCGTCGTCGACGCCCCGGGCTCGACCCGTGACCAGTGGTTTGTCGATGCCCTCAACGGCCAAGGAGCCGGCGCGGCATCTGGCCCGCCGTCCCTCGAGCGCGGCCGCTCAGAGGCGTCCTCCATCGTCTCCGAGGTCCCTGATTACCTCTTCGGCCTCGACACCAACTCGCCGCCTGCCAAACCCGTGGTTCAACCGGCCTCTTCGGAGCCGGGCTCGCCCTTCTCCGCCTCATCTCAGCTGTCGGTTCCCCCAATCCCCGATCTCCCACCCGTCAAAACCAAGCTGCACGTGGAGGAAACCGGGTTCAACACGGTCGAACCGATTGCGATGGAGCAGGCCGGATTGGTACCTAACCCGGTCCTATCGTATGCCCCTGAGCCGGTCCCGGTTTTCTACATGCCGCCATCTGTCCATGGCGGGAGCTTAACGATGCAACAGCTTCCAATTCCGGTCCAATACATGCCTCCGCTCCGTGCCGTGGCTGACAGTCAGCTTCCGTTGGGCTTCCAGCCATCGTTCCCGGCGGTGGCAGCCAAGCCAATCAAAGGCGCTCCGGTTTACGTGGGTGGCCCTCCAATCGGACCGGGGGCCCTCGTAGGTGGTGGATTCGAGTATCCGGTGGGGGCGGAGTCGTTCGAGGTACCAGGGAGAGTGTCGATCCCGGTGTATCAAGCGACTGGAGTGACTGTGGTCGGAGAAGCCGAAGCCGCGGCAGCCAGTCGCCAGACGAGGGTGGGACGACAGACACAATGA
- the LOC135635489 gene encoding uncharacterized protein LOC135635489 isoform X2, giving the protein MKAQNHRSHHHSADADSAAAGSTASATRAAEGHVPHQDNHIPHHLPPARWHPDDPSAALVRLMCSYGGRILPRPHDNQLRYVGGETRIVAVPRSASFADLLSRLSKFLPAAAVQPPCLKYQLPHEDLDALVSLTSDEDVESMFDEYDRLASANVRAPRLRLFLFPPPSVAFGSVVDAPGSTRDQWFVDALNGQGAGAASGPPSLERGRSEASSIVSEVPDYLFGLDTNSPPAKPVVQPASSEPGSPFSASSQLSVPPIPDLPPVKTKLHVEETGFNTVEPIAMEQAGLVPNPVLSYAPEPVPVFYMPPSVHGGSLTMQQLPIPVQYMPPLRAVADSQLPLGFQPSFPAVAAKPIKGAPVYVGGPPIGPGALVGGGFEYPVGAESFEVPGRVSIPVYQATGVTVVGEAEAAAASRQTRVGRQTQ; this is encoded by the coding sequence ATGAAAGCCCAGAACCACCGCTCCCACCATCACTCGGCCGACGCCGACTCAGCCGCCGCGGGTTCCACCGCCTCCGCCACACGAGCTGCAGAGGGCCACGTGCCTCACCAAGACAACCATATTCCACACCATCTTCCGCCCGCCAGGTGGCACCCCGACGACCCTTCGGCCGCTCTTGTCCGCCTCATGTGCAGCTACGGCGGTCGTATCCTCCCCCGCCCCCACGACAACCAACTCCGCTACGTCGGCGGTGAGACCCGCATCGTCGCCGTTCCCCGCTCCGCCTCCTTCGCTGATCTCCTCTCCCGGCTCTCCAAGTTCCTCCCTGCCGCCGCCGTTCAGCCCCCGTGCCTCAAGTACCAGCTCCCCCACGAGGACCTCGACGCCCTCGTTTCCCTCACCTCAGATGAGGACGTTGAGAGCATGTTCGACGAGTACGACCGTCTCGCTTCCGCCAACGTTCGAGCCCCCCGTCTTCGCCTGTTCCTCTTTCCCCCACCTTCCGTAGCCTTCGGCTCCGTCGTCGACGCCCCGGGCTCGACCCGTGACCAGTGGTTTGTCGATGCCCTCAACGGCCAAGGAGCCGGCGCGGCATCTGGCCCGCCGTCCCTCGAGCGCGGCCGCTCAGAGGCGTCCTCCATCGTCTCCGAGGTCCCTGATTACCTCTTCGGCCTCGACACCAACTCGCCGCCTGCCAAACCCGTGGTTCAACCGGCCTCTTCGGAGCCGGGCTCGCCCTTCTCCGCCTCATCTCAGCTGTCGGTTCCCCCAATCCCCGATCTCCCACCCGTCAAAACCAAGCTGCACGTGGAGGAAACCGGGTTCAACACGGTCGAACCGATTGCGATGGAGCAGGCCGGATTGGTACCTAACCCGGTCCTATCGTATGCCCCTGAGCCGGTCCCGGTTTTCTACATGCCGCCATCTGTCCATGGCGGGAGCTTAACGATGCAACAGCTTCCAATTCCGGTCCAATACATGCCTCCGCTCCGTGCCGTGGCTGACAGTCAGCTTCCGTTGGGCTTCCAGCCATCGTTCCCGGCGGTGGCAGCCAAGCCAATCAAAGGCGCTCCGGTTTACGTGGGTGGCCCTCCAATCGGACCGGGGGCCCTCGTAGGTGGTGGATTCGAGTATCCGGTGGGGGCGGAGTCGTTCGAGGTACCAGGGAGAGTGTCGATCCCGGTGTATCAAGCGACTGGAGTGACTGTGGTCGGAGAAGCCGAAGCCGCGGCAGCCAGTCGCCAGACGAGGGTGGGACGACAGACACAATGA